In Salvelinus alpinus chromosome 32, SLU_Salpinus.1, whole genome shotgun sequence, the sequence ATCACCTACAGCAGTGTGTGAATGTCATATCGATCTGTTTCACCCGTGCTACACGGAATGCAATATTTCATGCAAGTAGATTAAGTAGACCATATAGGGTACTTTTTACACTTGTATGTTTCTAGATGGCCATATTCAGTGTATTttcattcaatttttttttattgcagGAGGTGCAGAAGAGATGGATTTGGCTTATGCAGAATACTTAGATTCTCTCCAGACAAGGCATTTTTTTTCGGTTGAATGTAACTTTTTATTTAGACCTTTTTTGGAAGTACGCACAGTCCGTAACTGCAGTAATGACGATAGTTGCTCAGCAAAACTCCATTCTTTGCTATGTACCGACTATTTTGACATTTATTAAGCTTGAAAAGCTGGTGAATGGCAAGTTGAATGGCTGCTTcgggaagaatcccggaacatattccagtctgtgctagcaaaatagtcctgtagcttagcatctgcttcatctgaccacttaaaaaaaaaaaaaattattgaccgagtcactggtgcttccttctttagtttttgcttttaagcaggaatcaggaggatagaattagaggatagaattatggtcagatttgccaaatggagggagagctttgtacgtgtctgtgtgtggagtaaaggtggtccagaggttctttttttttttttctctctctctttctctggttgcacatttaacatgctggaagaaatgtaagtttccctgcattaaagtccctggccactaggagtgccacctctggatgagcgctttcctgtttgcttatggccggatacagctcattgagtgcggatTTTGATAGTGGTATGTGTAGAGCGGTAGTCTGTCTGTGACTAACTGAGGGAGATAAAGTGTGTGTTTGCATCCCTCTAGTCTAGGTGAATGCTGGCCAGAATGAGGCTGCGGTGTTTGTCAGTTCTGATAGACATCTCTCTttatcagtgtttcccctatatatattttatttttagcaGTGGTGGTAAAGTGagtgggaggggaggtggggcgCGTAGTGGGTGTAGCCAATGGCATGGTCTCAGACAAAATTTTAAAGGCCTGGCTCTTGGTCGAAGTGTTTTAACCTGTTGGCGCAGGCGTGCCgatagcgacccacctcgacaacatccagtgaaattgcagagcgccaaattcaaaatacagaaagtcatcaaacattcataaaaatacaagtgttatacatcggcttaacttcttgtgggacggtagcgtcccacctgcccaacatccggtgaagttgcagagcgcgaaattcaaactacagtattataaatatttaactttcttaaaatcacaagtgtaatacatcaaaataagcTTATTTCagtaaattctacacattttgccatgggtagagacaacattttacagttttaaaGTGCATTTCTACACATTCTGTCATGGGGCTGAGAATTTGTGGCTTTGAAGCTAATttcctacacattttgccatgtcttatgccgtgttctaattctgagtgactcaaacataaaaaaaaatctatgccCCATTACTTGAATTTTAGATTTTCCCTGACTCTTAGTTTTATTTAGATGATTGTTAGTTCTCAGATgatcttataaaaaaaaaaatatagctCCACCTTTATACAGTTTACACTGAAAATGTTTTACCACCCGAAAATTGtgtttaaaataaatacaaattgtaaaaaaaatgtaaaaaaaattgtagtgGTGGCAACGATTTGGCAGCGGCAGCCCACCGCTGCTAAATGAATATATGGAACGCACTGCTTTATCTTTTGTTCTCTCTTTTTTGTTCTCTCACTGTAACTATGTGTTGTAGGTGAGTTCGGGTGAGGATGACAATGACTCACGTGGGGGCAGTAGTTGGTGCAGTAACTGCAGTGATGGCCATCCTGCTGCACTCCTCCATTCACAAGATAGAGGAGGGACACCTAGCTGTTTACTACAGGTATGATCCATGACCCCCAACCCTCTGTCATCCATTCACCAGGTAGTGAAGTACTGTGAATAGAAGATTCATATTATTGGGTAATTTCTGTGTTTTTAGAGGAGGAGCTTTGCTTACCACACCCAACGGCCCGGGATACCACATTATGATGCCCTTTCTTACCACCTACAGATCAGTACAGGTACTACCTCTCTTACCTttaaaccctgacccctgacttcTAACTCTGGCTACCACATCATGCTGGCCTTTATTACATCTACAGATCAGTTCTAAAAAAAACTTTCTCTTCCAGACGACTCTTCAAACTGATGAGATAAAGAACGTGCCTTGTGGAACTAGGTAAATCTAGAACGGTTGCATGGTGTTTCTgaaaggtgtttgtgtgtgtggcggAGGACGTTGACCATGTTTCTGATGTGTTCTCTCCACAGTGGGGGAGTGATGATCTACTTCGACCGTATAGAGGTGGTCAACATGCTGGTGCCCTCATCTGGTAAGACCTTCAGAACTACTAGCTAACAGAGTGGATCCCTAGGACACACTTACGTTGTCCCCGTTGCTATGTAGGTGGAAAGGGGGGGTGACGTTTCTACTTTCCTAGTGTATactaacctctgtctctctctgtctctctctgtctctctctgtctctctctgtctctctctgtctctctctgtctctctctgtctctctctgtctctctctgtctctctctgtctctctctgtctctctctgtctctctctgtctctctctgtctctctctgtctctctctgtctctctctctctctctgtctctctctcttcgaaGTGGTGGACACGGTGAagaactacacagctgattatGACAAAACTTTAATTTTCAACAAGATTCACCACGAACTCAACCAATTCTGCAGCGTACACACTTTACAGGAGGTCTACATTGAGCTGTTTGGTGAGTACGCACTCACTCACTTGTATATCTGTTGAGACACTTTCTATACATCAGTGTaactctcttttctttctctcctgcGTCTTGGTCTGTCAGACATCATTGATGAGAACCTGAAGATCGCTCTGCAGAAAGACCTCAACTCTATGGCGCCTGGACTGAcgatacaggtacacacacacaccagggttggtGTCGATTCCAttccaattcaggaagtaaacttgGCGCAAAGTTGTAATTTCACTTTACTTCGTGATTTGACTGAATTAAATGGGAATTGACCCTGACACAAACACATTCACCTGAGTGGTCGGGCGCATTCAGCAGGAAGCGATGTTTTGGAACATTCAGAAGAATATGCTATGTAGAACAATaatgcctctctgacatgtagaataaggaatcatgTCAGTGCTATTTGTGGCACGTCTATCTGCAGCGTTTGACAACCAGGGCCTAAATTTAGCACCTGCCAAATGCGGGTAGATTTTGACATTGGCGggtaagatgtctatttcaccagccacgttggAGGGTGGTTTGTGTTCCACAGTGGCCAAGTATGATCACATTTATAGcaaaaataaatgctgcagtagctgttttcaaagtatttctggCGTTTTTGTTTCATAGTTGGTAAATTAATCACACAAAGTCAAAgcactacactgaacaaaaatataatctaCTTTGACCATGTAGCGGTGGtcaatacgcacaaaaagcttatttctctcaacaaaaaaaagcacaaatttgtttacaaccctgttagtgagcaattctcctttgccaaaataatctatccacctggcaggtgtggcatatcaagaagctgattaaacagcttgatcattacacaggtgcaccttgtgctggggacaataaaaggccatgtTAAAAGGTGAGGTTTTGTCACAcaaaataatgccacagatgtgtcaagttttgagggagtgtggaattggcacgctgactgcaggaatgtccacaagagctgttgccagagaattgaatgttcatttctctaccgtaaACTGCCTTCaatgaatttggcagtacatccaacctctcaaccgcagaccacgtgtaaccatgccctgtcatgtgaaatccatagattagggcctaatgaatttatttcaattgacttttttcctttatatgaactgtatctGTAAAATATTTGATATTGTTGAATGtttattttggttcagtatacaaATTTTACAATGACCTATCCCACCTTGCGCTGCAACACTGCCTGGCTTGGGGCTGTGCACATGTAAAGAGCTGAGTGAAAGATTCATTTTTAGAAGTGCTGTGCACAGGTATAAAAGTTGGTCTCATTTACTTGAAAAGAAAGTCTACTAAAGTGAGACTGTCCatgtgtttcttggctatttacatttttgttcacaagctaggttgtttttcaatgtttgGGAAGAGAAGACAAAGCAGCTACTAGTCAGACTCATTCTCACAGGCACAAACATGACTCATGTCACATTACCTGGTAATCTCCCACCCTTAAAGGGGCAGGTGCCATGTTTAGTTTCTTCTGTGTTCTTTTGGTTAAAAGACTCGGGACACCAAAAATGAAATTAAACAGTATACCACAATTCTTCTTACTCGTAATACATGTATTgtttcagaaacattacaaagcatgtTCATTCGTGTTTTGTTGGTGTAATTGTAGGGGGGAGGGATGTTGGGCTGGTTAAAAATCTgagtggctggtggaccaaaaatGTAATGTTATGCCCTGCGTTCGGCTACTGAACGGGGCTCTGGATTGTATATACTGAGTGTGTCTCTTATGTCCCAGGCTGTCCGAGTCACCAAGCCCAAAATCCCAGAGGCCATCAGGAGAAACTTTGAGCTCATGTGAgtgttctcactctctctctctctctctctttttcatttGTCCAGTGTCTCACTCTATTTCTTTTTCGTTCTCTATTTGTTTTGTTCTTTCTATAaccctcactgtgtgtgtgactttctctctcactgtgtgtgtagggagggggagaagactcgtctgttggtaacagttcaGACTCAGAAGGTTGTGGAGAAAGAAGCTGAGACCGAGAGGAAGAAAGCCGTCATCGGTAACGTAACAACACTCCATCTCATTAGTATACACACTTACAGTATACAACCAATTGTGTATCTGAAAACAACCTGTACATCTGAAATAACTGGCGAGCTAAGTGGAGCTAATACAACACAGGTTGTATTTTGTACTCCTTTCAAAACCGTAACACtatactctctcttcctttccccaCCGCACACCGCTGTCTTTCTCTCAGAGGCTCAGAAGCTGGCTGAAGTAGCACAGATTCATTTCCAACAGAAGGTGATGGAGAAAGAGACTGAGAAGAGGATCTCTGAGATAGAGGGtgggtgtctgtctctgtctgtctgtctgtctgtctgtctgtctgtgtgtgcgtgcatattaATGAACTCTGTGTCTATTTCAGACACTGCGTTCTTGGCAAAAATGAAGGCCAGGGCTGATGCGGAGTATTATACAGCAGCTAAGTTTGCTGAAGCTAACAGGGTATGacatgtctatatatatatacacacacacacacacacacacacacacaaaaacacacactctgacatCATCTCTCTCCCATCTTTCCAGTTGAAGTTAACACCCGAGTACCTTGAGTTGATGAAGTACCAGGCGATAGCAGCCAACAGTAAGATCTACTTCGGCCAGGACATCCCTAACATGTTTGTCGAGGGACACAGCCCTACCCAGGACCCTGAGCCCCCGAAAGCCTCTGAACAGGCCAGACACTAAGGTCCGAGACTAGCTGTCTGTCAGTCGAAGGGTTTGAGGGACAAAGGAATGTGAGGAGTCATTCCCCTAATTGGGGTGTGTAAGGCTTTAGTCTTAATTCTATCggccagagagggggagggagaatggGGATTGGTTAAAAAAAAGGATGGGGGAGAGAAGCATGGAAAgagaaattaaaaataaaataaagtgagGGGGTGGGGGAATCGCagggagaaagatagagggagagagcgagcaggTCTGTCTACACCTGTCTTGAGCAGGCAGTCGGTGGGAAGGATCAGTAGAGGCATTAATGCTGATATCTGGGCTGGGTTGAGTGTCAGGCAGGTGGCTCTCAGGCGCCCTGCTCTACATGTGCAGCTTTGCATCGGATGCAACTCTTGGCTTTGTTTTTTggaattgtatgattttttttgtttGATGCTTTATGCAAAATAATGAATTTATATTTAACTTGAACATTAAGTTCAGCCTTACTGTCTAATTTGTTTTTAGCCTAACTAGAATGTAAAGAAGGCAACACTAATTCTGAACTAAAGGGTTTCTGATTCTAAATGGGGGTGGGTTTATTGGTACTCAATCTCTTTCTAGTCATCCACAgtttgtgtgtttgcatgtgtgagaGCGCAAGAAAacaagcaagtgtgtgtgtgtgagcccatACTCCACTCTAACCCCAGAGCAGATCTGAGCCAGGACAACGAGACACTACAAACGTTCAGACTGTCTGTCGGCATACATGGGTTGGACTTCTTGTAAGCGCATAAACACACAGTGGAACTCCTTAGAACCTAAGTGGTTCTATTATAACTCTGGGGGCGACTGAGTGAAAATAGTTTTTCTGTAGTGGGCCTAAGGGCTGCGAGAGGACTGGCTTGTATTGCCATTCTTAGCTAAAGGGCTTCTGGGTAGTGTAGTCTTGGTGTGTATTTTCAGTTTGGAATCTAGTGTCAGTGGAATAGTTGTAGTTAGATGGGTTGATTTCTGTTTGAGGGTGAGGTGAAACAAATGATCTAGGATCGGGTAAACTGGCTGGCCGAAAGACACTGACGTCAGACTTGCCCTTATTATTTTTCTGTTTACTGTGAAACACCTCCAGTAAGAGAATACAGGACAACTAATATAAGGGCTGTTGACTGTTTGCCTGGAACCACTACACTGCATGTCTGCTTGTTTGACTGGGTGTCGATGTAGAGTGCAGTGAGCCATGTGTGGCTATTGAATGCAAAAGCAGACAAACTGGCTCCGACTACATTGACACAGGTAGAGCGGAAGGCCGACGCTTCTCTCACGCCATCGATCCGTTCGAACTGAGCTGGCTCTATTTTTATTTTCACATCGTCCATTTCAATGTTTTCAGCATGATTCCAGGCCAACAACTGTGGTTGTGTAACCAAGCCAGCTCAGTACATCTTGGTTTTACATCACTCGGTTCAGCTCTGTAGTTTTTTTAGTTTGTATTAGTAGGTAGAGAGGTAGCGTTAGTGTTAACTCTCAGGAAAGAGCTTGAGGTGACTAGTGACTTAGGCAGACAGCGtcatactgtataatatatatatatatattacgtgTATATCTCATATACGTGTATATCTATATGGCTTGTATATCCCTATATGGTTCTTTATACAGAATGGCTGTATTGCCACGTTCAGGCTCAGAAATGACAGGCGTAGGAATTGATAGGTTTACAGAGAGACTTCAGTTCAGTAAAGCTACTAGGGCGCTTCAGTAGATGAACCACCACTAACAGGGAAACTACTCTGGAGGAGTGTAAACACAGTGGGTTCACAGAGTTAGCCAGCGAACTTTGATCAACGCTCAGATGTAGGCTAGCTCTTGAATTTCCGGTTCGTTAAGAAAAACTCTTATCAGTCGTTTGGAATGTTGAGTGAGTCAGTTACTGTGCCAATTTCAAGTGTATATAAATTTGGAACATATGAATCCAGAATATTTAGGAAAGTTAGCTGGCGAACTCCTTCAATCGTGCCCTGTGACATCACGCTACCGTGCTGCTGTTTACTGTACTTGATCTCACCAATCGTCTTTCTCCTATGGCATTGGTGGCGGGTTTAAATTAGAAAATGCAGAAAAGGATGGAATTAAATTTGTCATGGAAataattaacacttttttgtgaATGTTACTTTTGTACAATTTTCATAATTTGAACGGTCTTATTTTAAAAGATTTATATGCAATTAAAAGTTCAAGTTTTGACAATGTTCGAATATGTAAAATAAAACCTATTTTGATACCACAATGTGTGTCTGTGATTTTTAAAACTGCAGCCTGAAGCTGGGTTTTGTCTAGTCACAAAATGGGTGAAAATAGTCGGAAACGGAGTGAAACGAGGTAGACTAAAATTTTACAttgtacattttaaaaagtgtGCCCTAGTGCCagtgaagtaaaaaaaaataagtacTACTTAAGTGGTTTTTGGGGCATAtgaactttactatttatatttttgacaacactTTCTTCACtaaattcctaaagaaaataatgtactttttactccatacatttcccctgacacccaatagtactcattacattttgaatgcttagcaggacaggataaTTGTCCAATTtatacacttatcaagagaacatccctaggtatccctactgcctctgatctggcggactcactaaacacgaaTGCTTCGtttataaattacagtgcattatgaacgtattcagacctcttgactttttccacacttcgttacagctttattctaaaatggatttaatagttttttcccccctcaatctacgaacaataccccataatgacaaagcctaaactggtttttagacatttttgcaaatgtattaaaatataaaaagatcacatttacgtaagtattcagaccctttattcagtactttgttgaagcacctttggcagtgattacagcctcgaatcttcttttggtatgacgctacaagcttggacaacctgtatttggggagtttctcccattcttctctacagatcctctcaagctctgtcaggttggatggggagcgttgctgcacagctattttcaggtctctccagagatgttaaagtccgggctctggctgggccactcagagactttgcattgtcttggctgtgtgcttagggtcgttgtcctgttggaaggtgaaccttagccccagtctgaggtcctgagtgctctggagcaggttttcatcaaggaacactctgtactttgcgccgttcatctttcccttgatcctgactagtctcccaatccctgccgctgtgaaacatccccacagtatcatgctgccaacaccatgcttcaccgtagggatagtgccatgTTTccaccagacatgacacttggcattcaggctaaagagttcgatcttggtttcatcggaccagagaatcttgtttctcatggtctgagagtcctttaggtgcctttttaaggcaaactccaagtggctgtcatgtgccatttactgaggaggtagagtctggccgctctaccataaaggcctgattggtggagtgctgcagagatagttgtctttctggaaggttctcccatctccacagaggaactctggagcgctgtcagcacacagccaagacaatcccacttgacagtgcatgtcagagggaaaaaaaacaagccatgaggtcgaaggaattgtccgtagagctcagagacgacaggaaacgtcttccatttaagaattggaggccactgttttcttggaccttcaatgcttctttccca encodes:
- the erlin1 gene encoding erlin-1, which produces MTMTHVGAVVGAVTAVMAILLHSSIHKIEEGHLAVYYRGGALLTTPNGPGYHIMMPFLTTYRSVQTTLQTDEIKNVPCGTSGGVMIYFDRIEVVNMLVPSSVVDTVKNYTADYDKTLIFNKIHHELNQFCSVHTLQEVYIELFDIIDENLKIALQKDLNSMAPGLTIQAVRVTKPKIPEAIRRNFELMEGEKTRLLVTVQTQKVVEKEAETERKKAVIEAQKLAEVAQIHFQQKVMEKETEKRISEIEDTAFLAKMKARADAEYYTAAKFAEANRLKLTPEYLELMKYQAIAANSKIYFGQDIPNMFVEGHSPTQDPEPPKASEQARH